The Hyla sarda isolate aHylSar1 chromosome 2, aHylSar1.hap1, whole genome shotgun sequence genome includes the window TcctttaatacaagtcccaatgaggctcagtagtgtgtgtggcctccacgtgcccgtatgacctccctacaacgcctgggcatgatcctgatgaggtggaggatggtctcctgagggatgtcctcccagacctggactaaagcgtctgccaactcctggacagtctgtggtggatggagcgagacgtcccagatgtgctcaatcggattcaggggaacgggcggccagtccatagcatcaatgccttcctcttgtaggaactgctgacacactccagacacatgaggtctagcattgtcttgtattaggagggacccagggccaaccgcaccagcatatggtctcacaaggggtctgaggatctcatctcggtacctaatggcagtcaggctacctctggcaagcacatggagggctgtgcagccccccaaagaaatgccaccccacaccattactgacccaccgccaaacctgtcatgctggaggatgttgcaggcagcagaacattctccacggcgtctccagactctgtcacatgtgctcagtgtgaacctgcttttatctgtgtagagcacagggtgccagtggtgaatttgccaatcttggtgttctctggcaaatgccaaacgtcctgcacggtgttgggctgtaagcacaacccccacctgtggatgttgggccctcataacaccctcatggagtctgtttctgaccgtttgagtggacacatgcacatttgtggcctgctggaggtcactttgcagggctctggcagtgctcctcctgctcctccttgcacataggcggaggtagcggtcctgctgctgggttgttgcctcctacggcctcctccacgtctcctgatgtactggcctgtctcctggtagcgcctccatgctctggacactacgctgacagacacagcaaaccttcttgccacagctcgcattgatgtgccatcctggatgagctgcactatctgagccacttgtgtgggttgtagactccgtctcatgctaccactagagtgaaagcaccgccagcattcaaaagtgaccaaaacatcagccaggaagcataggaactgagaagtggtctgtggtcaccacctgcagaaccactcccttattgggggtgtcttactaattgcctttaatttccacgtgttgtctgttccatgtgaaattgattgtcaatcagtgttcttcctgagtggacagtgggatctcacacaagtgtcattgacttggagttacattgtgttgtataagtgttcacttaatttttttgagcagtgtatatataaatatatggagctggtgtggcagtattattcggtATGACAGTATTGTTCTATCACTGTGTgcctggtgtggcagtattattcagtatgacagtaTTGTTCGATCACTGTGTGTgcctggtgtggcagtattattcagtatgacagtaTTGTTCTATCACTGTGTtcctggtgtggcggtattattcggTATGACAGTATTGTTCTATCACTGTGTgcctggtgtggcagtattattcagtatgacagtaTTGTTCTATCACTGTGTgcctggtgtggcagtattattcagtatgacagtaTTGTTCTATCACTGTGTGTtcctggtgtggcagtattattcagtatgacagtaTTGTTCTATCACTGTGTgcctggtgtggcagtattattcagtatgacagtaTTGTTCTATCACTGTGTgcctggtgtggcagtattattcagtatgacagtaTTGTTCTATCACTGTGTGTtcctggtgtggcagtattattcggtATGACAGTATTGTTCTATCACTGTGTtcctggtgtggcagtattattcagtatgacagtaTTGTTCTATCACTGTGTGTtcctggtgtggcagtattattcggtATGACAGTATTGTTCGATCACTGTGTGTgcctggtgtggcagtattattcagtatgacagtaTTGTTCTATCACTGTGTtcctggtgtggcagtattattcagtatgacagtaTTGTTCTATCACTGTGTgcctggtgtggcagtattattcagtatgacagtaTTGTTCTATCACTGTGTGTtcctggtgtggcagtattattcagtatgacagtaTTGTTCTATCACTGTGTGTtcctggtgtggcagtattattcggtATGACAGTATTGTTCGATCACTGTGTGTgcctggtgtggcagtattattcagtatgacagtaTTGTTCTATCACTGTGTtcctggtgtggcggtattattcagtatgacagtaTTGTTCTATCACTGTGTtcctggtgtggcggtattattcagtatgacagtaTTGTTCGATCACTGTGTgcctggtgtggcagtattattcagtatgacagtaTTGTTCTATCACTGTGTGTgcctggtgtggcagtattattcagtatgacagtaTTGTTCTATCACTGTGTGTTcctggtgtggcagttttattcagtatgacagtATTGTTCTATCACTGTGTGTTCCTGGTGCGGCAGTATTATTCGGTATGACAGTATTGTTCTTTCACTGTGTtcctggtgtggcggtattattcagtatgacagtaTTGTTCTATCACTGTGTtcctggtgtggcggtattatacagtatgACAGTATTGTTCTATCATTGTGTGTgcctggtgtggcagtattattcagtatgacagtaTTGTTCTATCACTGTGTGTtcctggtgtggcggtattattcagtatgacagtaTTGTTCTATCACTGTGTGTccctggtgtggcagtattattcagtatgacagtaTTGTTCTATCACTGTGTGTGcctggtgtggcggtattattcagtatgacagtaTTGTTCTATCACTGTGTGTtcctggtgtggcggtattattcagtatgacagtaTTGTTCTATCACTGTGTGTccctggtgtggcagtattattcagtatgacagtaTTGTTCTATCACTGTGTGTgcctggtgtggcagtattattcagtatgacagtaTTGTTCTATCACTGTGTGcctggtgtggcggtattattcagtatgacagtaTTGTTCTATCACTGTGTGTgcctggtgtggcagtattattctattactgtgtggcggtattattcggTATGACAGTATTGTTCTATCACTGTGTgcctggtgtggcagtattattcagtatgacagtaTTGTTCTatcactgtgtggcagtattattcagacaCTGTGTGATAATATATGGTAATGATGTGTTAATAATATTCCATGGTAACTGTATGACGGTATTATTTATAGGCTGTGTACATTTCAACAAAAAGGCCAAATCTGCCCGGCACCTCCTGGTGAATACACTGAAGAGGGAAGACTCCAGAgcagaggagacccaggaggactcggGGGCCCCTCGGGCCCTTTAATACGTCTGCTGTCCGCTCCATCCACAGAACATATAGCGGTCCGTACATTATACGTTTATAATCCTACGTCATCCCCTCCGCGGTCACATGATCATCACTATACTCCACAGTACAATTGAACTCCTCCTGGAAGGCTTCCAAAAACGGGGGGACGACCTCATCCACGGTGACCTCCCGGCCCAGCTCCGCGCTCAGCGAGGTGACGCCTTTACCCACAATCCCACAGGGCACGATGTGGCTGAACCAGGACAGGTCGGTGTTGCAGTTGAGGGCGAGGCCATGGTAGGTGATGTGCCGGGAGCAGTGGACCCCTGAGGAGACAAACAGCCATCACTATGACCCTACACACCCTAACagtgagactacaactcccagcatgcccagacagccagagagGCGAGCAGTATGCTGAAGGCTGTGGggccatggtgggagttgtagtttcagccTCAGTGGAGAGTGAAAGGTTGTAGAGAAGCCAGAAACATCTGTATCCCCTGAAGCAGGCAACATGCTGAGCCTTGTAGTCCCCCCTGTGTATGCTGAGCCTTGTAGTCCCCCCGTGTATGCTGAGCCTTGTAGTCCCCCCCTGTGTATGCTGAGCCTTGTAGTCCCCCCTGTGTATGCTGAGCCTTGTAATCCCCCCTGTGTATGCTGAGCCTTGTAGTCCCCCTGTGTATGCTGAGCCTTGTAGTCCCCCCTGTGTATGCTGAGCCTTGTAGTCCCCCCTGTGTATGCTGAGCCTTGTAGTCCCCCTGTGTATGCTGAGCCTTGTAGTCCCCCTGTGTATGCTGAGCCTTGTAGTCCCCCTGTGTATGCTGAGCCTTGTAGTCCCCCCTGTGTATGCTGAGCCTTGTAGTCCCCCCTGTGTACGCTGAGCCTTGTAGTCCCCCCTGTGTACGCTGAGCCTTGTAGTCCCCCCTGTGTACGCTGAGCCTTGTAGTCCCCCCTGTGTACGCTGAGCCTTGTAGTCCCCCCTGTGTACGCTGAGCCTTGTAGTCCCCCCTGTGTATGCTGAGCCTTGTAGTCCCCCCTGTGTATGCTGAGCCTTGTCTCCCTGTGTATGCTGAGCCTTGTCTCCCTGTGTATGCTGAGCCTTGTAGTCTCCCTGTGTATGCTGAGCCTTGTAGTCCCCCCTGTGTATGCTGAGCCTTGTAGTCCCCCCTGTGTATGCTGAGCCTTGTAGTCCCCCTGTGTACGCTGAGCCTTGTAGTCCCCCCTGTGTACGCTGAGCCTTGTAGTCCCCCCTGTGTACGCTGAGCCTTGTAGTCCCCTGTGTATGCTGAGCCTTGTAGTCCCCTGTGTATGCTGACCCTTGTAGTCCCCGACCCCTGTATGCTGATCCTTGTAGTCCCCCCTTTATGCTGATCCTTGTAGTCCCCGGCCCCTGTGTGCTGAGCCTTGTAGTCCCCCCTGTGTATGCTGAGCCTTGTAGTCCTCCCTGTGTATGCTGAGCCTTGTAGTCCTCCCTGTGTATGCAGAGCCTTGTAGTCCCCCCTGTGTATGCAGAGCCTTGTAGTCCCCCCTGTGTACGCTGAGCCTTGTAGTCCCCCTGTGTATGCTGAGCCTTGTAGTCCCCCCTGTCTATGCTGAGCCTTGTAGTCTGCCTGTCTATGCTGAGCCTTGTAGTCTGCCTGTCTATGCTGAGCCTTGTAGTCCCGCCTGTGTACGCTGAGCCTTGTAGTCCCCCTGTGTATGGAGAGCCTTGTAGTCCCCTGTGTATGCCGATACTTGTAGTCCCCTGTGTATGCTGATCCTTGTAGTCCCCGGCCCCTGTGTGCTGATCCTTGTAGTCCCCGCCCCCTGTGTGCTGATCCTTGTAGTCCCCGCCCCCTGTGTGCTGATCCTTGTAGTCCCCGCCCCCTGTGTGCTGATCCTTGTAGTCCCCGCCCCCTGTGTGCTGATCCTTGTAGTCCCCGCCCCCTGTGTGCTGATCCTTGTAGTCCCCGGCCCCTGTGTGCTGATCCTTGTAGTCCCCGGCCCCTGTGTGCTGATCCTTGTAGTCCCCCTGTGTATGCTGATCCTTGTAGTTCCCGGCCCCTGTGTGCTGATCCTTGTAGTTCCCGGCCCCTGTGTGCTGATCCTTGTAGTCCCCGGCCCCTGTGTATGCTGATCCTTGTAGTCCCCGGCCCCTGTGTATGCTGATCCTTGTAGTCCCCCTTTATGCTGATCCTTGTAGTCCCCGGCCCCTGTGTGCTGATCCTTGTAGTCCCCGGCCCCTGTGTATGCTGATCCTTGTAGTCCCCTGTGTATGCTGATCCTTGTAGTCCCCTGTGTATGCTGATCCTTGTAGTCCCCGGCCCCTGTGTGCTGATCCTTGTAGTCCCCCTGTGTGCTGATCCTTGTAGTCCCCGGCCCCTGTGTATGCTGATCCTTGTAGTCCCCTGTGTATGCTGATCCTTGTAGTCCCCGGCCCCTGTGTGTTGATTCTTGTAGTCCCCGGCCCCTGTGTATGCTGGTCCTTGTAGTCCCCGGCCCCTGTGTATGCTGATCCTTGTAGTCCCCCCGTGTATGCAGAGCCTTGTAGTCCCCTGTGTATGCTGATCCTTGTAGTCCCCGGCCCCTGTGTGCTGATCCTTGTAGTCCCCCCGTGTATGCAGAGCCTTGTAGTCCCCCTTTATGCTGATCCTTGTAGTCCCCGGCCCCTGTGTGCTGATTCTTGTAGTCCCCTGTGTATGCTGATCCTTGTAGTCCCCGGCCCCTGTGTGCTGATCCTTGTAGTCCCCTGCCCCTGTGTATGCTGATCCTTGTAGTCCCCCTTTATGCTGATCCTTGTAGTCCCCCTGTGTGCTGATCCTTGTAGTCCCCTGTGTATGTTGATCCTTGTAGTCCCCTGTGTATGCTGATCCTTGTAGTCCCCTGTGTATGCTGATCCTTGTAGTCCCCCTTTATGCTGATCCTTGTAGTCCCCGGCCCCTGTATGCTGATCCCCGGCCCCCTCTCCCCGCCGTCCTTACCGATCGCGCAGATCTTCCGGTCCCGCACCCACACTCCGGTCTCCGGGGCCCGGCCCGCCTCCAGCCCCATCCCCCGGCACAGGCCGATGACGGAGCCCTCTAGGCCGCACACGTAGTCCCGCAGGGACCGGCGGAGGCGGCGGAGGTCCAGCACCGGGTAACACACCAGCTGTCCGGGGCCGTGGAAGGTGATGAGGCCGCCGCGGTCTGTGCGCTGGAAATCCGCTCCGAGGGCCCGAAGCCGAGCCTCCTCCTCCCCGGGGTACGGGCCCCGCCGGATCCCCACAGTGTACACCGCCCGGTGCTCCACCAGGAGGAGCGAGTCCCGGCCCGGAGCCTCCTGAAGAGACCGGACACAACGCTGCTGTACGGCCAGAGCCTCGGGGAACGGGAGCCGGCCCAGCCGGAGAACACGGAGCACAGGCCGGCCAGCAGACATCCCGGGAGGCGGAGCGGACACCGGGGACTCCCGGCAGCACATGCGGATTATAtcgctattgacttcaatgggtcagaatCCGCAGGAAAATCCGCAACAGATTTGCTACAGACCCATTGGAGTCAATAGGCGGCAAATCCGCAGCGGATTATGTAAGAAAACATACAATGTATCATTAGATTAACCCCTTGGTATGCGTGCTTAGTGtatcccctaacagggtgcctccagctgttgcaaaactacaagacccagcatgctggaggcgcactgggttgtcagggcatgctgggagttgtagttttgcaacagctggagacacgctgggctgtcaaggcatgctgggagttgtagttttgcaacagctggaggcgcactgggctgtcagggcatgctgggagttgtagttttgcaacagcgcgaGGCGCAccgggctgtcagggcatgctgggagttttagttttgcaacagctgggggcgcactgggctgtcagggcatgctgggagttgtagttttgcaacagctggaggcgcactgggctgtcagggcatgctgggagttgtagttttgcaacagctggaggcgcactgggctgtcagggcatgctgggagttttaggtttgcaacagctgggggcacaatg containing:
- the LIPT2 gene encoding putative lipoyltransferase 2, mitochondrial, with the protein product MCCRESPVSAPPPGMSAGRPVLRVLRLGRLPFPEALAVQQRCVRSLQEAPGRDSLLLVEHRAVYTVGIRRGPYPGEEEARLRALGADFQRTDRGGLITFHGPGQLVCYPVLDLRRLRRSLRDYVCGLEGSVIGLCRGMGLEAGRAPETGVWVRDRKICAIGVHCSRHITYHGLALNCNTDLSWFSHIVPCGIVGKGVTSLSAELGREVTVDEVVPPFLEAFQEEFNCTVEYSDDHVTAEGMT